TCGAAGCGCGGCTCGGTCAGGGCCAGCCCGAGCAGCTCGAAGGCGCGCCCGCGGTGCTCGCTGAGCGTCTTGAGCGTACCCGAGAAGTCGTCGTGGCCGGCGCCGAAGGACATCTCGATGGCCTTGGCGGCGAGCGCCTCCTGAAACGCCTGGCTCGGCAGCTCCCCGGCGCCCTCGTTGAGCGTGCCCGCCACGAGGTTCGCCACCCCCGGCTTGTCCGCCGGGTCCAGCGACGCGCCGCCGCGGAAGCCGAACTTCACCGAGAGCACGGGGTTGGCGTGGTCTTCCACCAGCCAGGCCTCGATGCCGGAGCCCGTGACCACGCGCTTGGGGTCGACGGCGCCGGCCGGGGAGCTCCAGCCGACCGCCAGCACCAGCACGGCGATCAGCGGCGCGGCGAAACGCAGCAGCGGCATGGGATCAGCTCGCGGGCTCGGCCGTCAGCACGGCGGTGACGGACCGGGTTTCCTTTAGGACCTGCTCGGCCGCGGCCTCGACGTCGGCGGGCGTGACGGCGCGGATGCGCTGCGTCCACGCCTCCACGTCCTCGACCGTCTGGCCGACCGTGAGCGCGCGGCCGATGATGCGCGGCGCGGAGGAGATGCTGTCGCGCGCGTAGACCGCGTCGGCGCGCAGGCGGGTGATCGCGTCCGACACCGCCCGCTCGGAAACGCCGTTTTGCAGCACATCGCGGATCTCGGCGCGCAGCGCGGCTTCCACCTTCTCGATGGGCACCTCGCCGCGCGGGGAGATGTAGAAGCCGAAGCTGGTCCGGTCGTAGGCGGTGGGGCTGTACCAGCTCCCCGCGCTCACGGCGAGATCCTTCTCCACCACGAGCGCGCGGTAGAGGCGGCTGGTGGGGCCGCCGCCCAGCACCTCGTCCAGCACCTGCAGGGCGTAGGGCATGCCCTCGTCCTCGGCCGTGCGGTAGCTGGGCGCGAGGTAGCGGATGGACAGGCGCGGCTGCGACACCTGCGGGCTGCTGAGCGCAACGCGGCGCTGGGCCGTCTGCTCGGGCTCGGTGACGCGCTGGCGCTCGGGCACCTCTTCCCGTTCGATGTCGCCGTAGTGCTTCTCGGCCAGCTTGCGCACGGCCTTGGGCGTGACGTCGCCGGCGACCACGAGCACGGCATTGTTTGGGGCGTACCAGCGGTCGTAGTAGCCCTCCAGATCGGCCAGCTCGAGCTTTTTCAGCTCGTTTTCCCAGCCGATGATGGGCGTGCCGTAGGGATGGTGCAGGTAGAGCGTGGCCGAAGCCATCTCCTGCAGGCGGCTCTGGGGATCGTTGGTGACGCGCTGGTAGCGCTCCTGCAGGACCACGCGGCGCTCGGTGAGGAAGTCGCTTTCGCCCAGGCGCAGGTTCTCCATGCGATCCGCCTCGAGCTTCATCATGAGCCCGAGATGCTCGCGCGCGACCGTCTGGTAGTAGCCGGTGTAGTCGTCGCTGGTGAAGGCGTTCTGCTCGCCGCCGTGGCGCGCGACGATGCGGGAAAAGGCGTTGCCCGGGTGCTTCTCCGTGCCCTTGAACATCATGTGTTCAAAGACGTGGGCGAGCCCGGACTTGCCGTGCGGCTCGTCGGCCGAGCCCACCTTGTACCACAGCATCTGCGTCACGATGGGCGCGCGCCGGTTCTCCACCACCACGACCTCCAGCCCGTTGTCGAGCGTGAAGGTGGTGGGGTTGAACAGCCCCTGCGACGCGGCC
This sequence is a window from Limimonas halophila. Protein-coding genes within it:
- a CDS encoding M16 family metallopeptidase; amino-acid sequence: MRNRLCGPRALRRVLAGLTGAALLAVAAPAPAADGAASQGLFNPTTFTLDNGLEVVVVENRRAPIVTQMLWYKVGSADEPHGKSGLAHVFEHMMFKGTEKHPGNAFSRIVARHGGEQNAFTSDDYTGYYQTVAREHLGLMMKLEADRMENLRLGESDFLTERRVVLQERYQRVTNDPQSRLQEMASATLYLHHPYGTPIIGWENELKKLELADLEGYYDRWYAPNNAVLVVAGDVTPKAVRKLAEKHYGDIEREEVPERQRVTEPEQTAQRRVALSSPQVSQPRLSIRYLAPSYRTAEDEGMPYALQVLDEVLGGGPTSRLYRALVVEKDLAVSAGSWYSPTAYDRTSFGFYISPRGEVPIEKVEAALRAEIRDVLQNGVSERAVSDAITRLRADAVYARDSISSAPRIIGRALTVGQTVEDVEAWTQRIRAVTPADVEAAAEQVLKETRSVTAVLTAEPAS